One genomic window of Burkholderia diffusa includes the following:
- the metK gene encoding methionine adenosyltransferase, with the protein MANDYLFTSESVSEGHPDKVADQISDAILDAILEQDKYSRVAAETLCNTGLVVLAGEITTTANIDYIQIARDTIKRIGYDNTEYGIDYKGCAVLVAYDKQSPDIAQGVDRAHDDNLDQGAGDQGLMFGYACDETPELMPLPIYLSHRLVERQASLRRDGRLQWLRPDAKSQVTVRYVDGRPDSIDTVVLSTQHAPDIELPALREAVIEEIIKPTLPADLIKGDIKFLVNPTGRFVIGGPQGDCGLTGRKIIVDTYGGAAPHGGGAFSGKDPSKVDRSAAYAGRYVAKNIVAAGLASRALIQVSYAIGVAEPTSVMVNTFGTGRVSDAVITKLVREHFDLRPKGIIKMLDLLRPIYEKTAAYGHFGREEPEFSWEATDKALALAEAAGVEPTARVA; encoded by the coding sequence GTGGCAAACGATTATCTCTTCACGTCCGAATCCGTCTCCGAAGGCCATCCGGACAAGGTCGCGGACCAAATCTCGGACGCGATTCTCGACGCCATCCTCGAGCAGGACAAATATTCCCGCGTTGCAGCCGAAACGCTGTGCAACACGGGTCTCGTCGTTCTGGCCGGTGAAATCACCACGACGGCCAACATCGATTACATCCAGATCGCGCGCGACACCATCAAGCGCATCGGCTACGACAACACCGAGTACGGCATCGACTACAAGGGTTGCGCGGTGCTCGTCGCGTACGACAAGCAGTCGCCGGACATCGCGCAAGGCGTCGACCGCGCGCATGACGACAACCTCGATCAAGGCGCGGGCGACCAGGGCCTGATGTTCGGTTACGCATGCGACGAAACGCCGGAACTGATGCCGCTGCCGATCTACCTGTCGCACCGTCTCGTCGAGCGCCAGGCGAGCTTGCGCCGCGACGGCCGCCTGCAGTGGCTGCGCCCGGACGCGAAGTCGCAGGTCACCGTCCGCTACGTCGACGGCCGCCCCGATTCGATCGACACCGTCGTGCTGTCCACGCAGCACGCACCGGACATCGAACTGCCGGCGCTGCGCGAAGCCGTGATCGAGGAAATCATCAAGCCGACGCTGCCGGCCGACCTGATCAAGGGCGACATCAAGTTCCTGGTGAACCCGACCGGCCGGTTCGTGATCGGCGGTCCGCAGGGCGACTGCGGCCTGACGGGCCGCAAGATCATCGTCGACACCTACGGCGGTGCCGCACCGCACGGCGGCGGCGCGTTCTCGGGCAAGGATCCGTCGAAGGTCGACCGTTCGGCGGCGTATGCCGGCCGTTACGTCGCGAAGAACATCGTCGCGGCAGGCCTCGCATCGCGCGCGCTGATCCAGGTGTCGTACGCGATCGGCGTCGCCGAGCCGACTTCGGTGATGGTCAACACGTTCGGCACGGGCCGCGTGTCGGATGCGGTGATCACGAAGCTCGTGCGCGAGCATTTCGACCTGCGTCCGAAGGGCATCATCAAGATGCTCGACCTGCTGCGCCCGATCTACGAGAAGACGGCAGCTTACGGCCACTTCGGCCGCGAAGAGCCGGAATTCTCGTGGGAAGCGACCGACAAGGCGCTCGCGCTGGCCGAAGCGGCCGGCGTGGAGCCGACGGCGCGCGTCGCGTAA
- the lpxL gene encoding lauroyl acyltransferase LpxL gives MLGRLGTHLAIGLLKLLALLPYGLTARFGDGLGWLLYQIPSRRKRIVHTNLKLCFPDWSDERREEVAGQHFRHAIRSYVERSVQWFGSERKLAKLIQVDSAVDLTDPDLPPTLFLGLHFVGIEAGSIWLNRSLQRRCGSLYQPFSNAVLEEEAKKARGRFDAEMVGRADSARVVLRWLRDRKPVMLGADMDYGLRNSTFVPFFGVPACTLTAVGRLAKTGRAQVVPFIGEVLPNYKGYRLKVFKPWDNYPTGDDDLDARRMNEFLEEQIPLMPEQYYWVHKRFKTRPPGEPSLY, from the coding sequence ATGCTAGGCCGCCTCGGCACGCACCTCGCCATCGGCTTGCTGAAGCTGCTCGCCCTGCTGCCGTACGGCCTGACCGCACGGTTCGGCGACGGCCTCGGCTGGCTGCTGTACCAGATTCCCAGCCGGCGAAAGCGCATCGTACATACCAATCTGAAACTCTGCTTCCCCGACTGGAGCGACGAACGGCGCGAGGAAGTGGCGGGCCAGCACTTCCGCCACGCAATCCGCAGCTACGTCGAGCGCAGCGTCCAGTGGTTCGGCTCCGAGCGCAAGCTCGCGAAGCTGATCCAGGTAGACAGCGCCGTCGACCTCACCGATCCGGATCTGCCCCCGACGCTGTTCCTGGGCCTGCATTTCGTCGGCATCGAAGCCGGCTCGATCTGGCTGAACCGTTCGCTGCAGCGCCGCTGCGGGTCGCTGTACCAGCCGTTCTCGAATGCGGTGCTCGAGGAAGAGGCGAAGAAGGCCCGCGGGCGTTTCGACGCCGAGATGGTCGGCCGCGCGGACAGCGCGCGCGTCGTGCTGCGCTGGCTGCGCGACCGCAAGCCGGTGATGCTCGGCGCCGACATGGACTATGGTCTGCGCAATTCGACGTTCGTACCCTTCTTCGGTGTGCCGGCGTGCACGCTGACGGCCGTCGGCCGGCTCGCGAAGACGGGCCGCGCGCAGGTCGTGCCGTTCATCGGCGAGGTGCTGCCGAACTACAAGGGATACCGGCTGAAGGTGTTCAAGCCGTGGGACAACTACCCGACCGGCGACGACGATCTCGACGCGCGGCGGATGAACGAATTCCTCGAGGAGCAGATTCCGCTGATGCCCGAGCAGTATTACTGGGTGCACAAGCGCTTCAAGACGCGCCCGCCCGGCGAGCCGAGCCTCTACTGA
- a CDS encoding HigA family addiction module antitoxin has protein sequence MTRIFNPPHPGESLRDDVLPALGLTVTEAAAQLGVTRAALSRILHGHAGISPEMALRLEAWLGEENGGRADLWLAQQLAYDLWQARAKGVPKVARAQARL, from the coding sequence ATGACACGCATCTTCAATCCGCCTCATCCGGGCGAATCGCTGCGCGACGACGTTTTGCCGGCGCTTGGCCTGACCGTCACCGAAGCCGCCGCGCAGCTCGGCGTCACGCGCGCGGCGCTGTCGCGCATCCTGCACGGCCACGCCGGCATTTCGCCTGAAATGGCCCTGCGTCTCGAAGCGTGGCTTGGGGAGGAAAACGGCGGGAGGGCGGACCTGTGGCTCGCGCAGCAGTTGGCCTACGATCTCTGGCAGGCGCGAGCGAAAGGCGTGCCGAAGGTGGCACGGGCGCAGGCACGCCTCTGA
- a CDS encoding type II toxin-antitoxin system RelE/ParE family toxin, producing MIKSWQHKGLEAFFTNGSKAGIRPDHAPRLRRQLARLDMASRSCDMNVPGWRLHGLAGGLEGCYSVSVSANWRLTFRFEGPDVVLVNYQDYH from the coding sequence ATGATCAAGTCATGGCAGCACAAGGGGCTGGAAGCGTTTTTCACGAACGGTAGCAAGGCGGGCATTCGGCCCGATCATGCCCCGAGATTACGGCGCCAGCTTGCGCGCCTCGACATGGCGAGCCGGTCGTGCGACATGAACGTACCGGGCTGGCGCTTGCATGGCCTCGCCGGCGGGCTGGAGGGCTGCTACTCGGTGAGCGTGAGCGCCAATTGGCGCCTGACGTTCAGGTTCGAGGGTCCCGATGTCGTCCTGGTCAATTATCAAGACTATCACTGA
- the dapF gene encoding diaminopimelate epimerase yields MKLSFTKMHGAGNDFVVLDSYSRALPPLTDAQVRALANRHFGIGADQLLLVEKPTVDGADFKYRIFNCDGGEVEHCGNGARCFVKFVSDHGLTDKRSVRVQVMKGLITLTMQDDGEVVVDMGAPVFAPEQVPFDASGLDGRAEGNDTLWPLDVGGHTRWISTVSMGNPHAVQVVDDAEAWPVLDEGPLIERHARFPQRVNAGFMQIVSRNEVKLRVYERGAGETLACGTGACAAVAAGIRRGLLDSPVTVHTHGGALTISWDGARDETAALMMAGPATTVFEGEIDLNV; encoded by the coding sequence GTGAAACTCTCGTTCACCAAGATGCACGGCGCGGGCAACGACTTCGTCGTGCTCGACAGCTATTCGCGCGCGCTGCCGCCGCTCACCGACGCGCAGGTGCGCGCGCTCGCCAACCGACACTTCGGCATCGGCGCCGACCAGTTGCTGCTCGTCGAGAAGCCGACCGTCGACGGCGCGGATTTCAAGTACCGGATCTTCAATTGCGACGGCGGCGAGGTCGAACACTGCGGCAACGGCGCGCGCTGCTTCGTGAAATTCGTCAGCGACCATGGCCTGACCGACAAGCGCAGCGTGCGTGTGCAGGTGATGAAGGGCTTGATCACGCTGACGATGCAGGACGACGGCGAAGTGGTCGTCGACATGGGCGCGCCGGTGTTCGCGCCGGAGCAGGTGCCGTTCGACGCGTCGGGGCTCGACGGCCGCGCCGAAGGCAACGACACGCTGTGGCCGCTCGACGTCGGCGGCCATACGCGCTGGATCTCGACGGTGTCGATGGGCAACCCGCACGCGGTGCAGGTCGTCGACGATGCCGAAGCCTGGCCGGTGCTCGACGAAGGCCCGCTGATCGAGCGTCACGCGCGCTTCCCGCAGCGGGTGAACGCCGGCTTCATGCAGATCGTGTCGCGCAACGAAGTGAAGCTGCGCGTGTACGAGCGCGGCGCGGGCGAGACGCTCGCGTGCGGCACCGGCGCGTGCGCGGCGGTGGCGGCCGGCATCCGGCGCGGCCTGCTCGATTCGCCGGTGACCGTGCACACGCACGGCGGCGCGCTGACGATCAGCTGGGACGGCGCGCGCGACGAAACCGCCGCGCTGATGATGGCCGGCCCCGCCACGACCGTGTTCGAAGGCGAGATCGACCTGAACGTCTGA
- a CDS encoding DUF484 family protein, producing the protein MNDREVADYLLANPEFFAQHAELLATIRLANPHGKAAISLQERQMEMLRDKNKHLERRLAELMRYGHENDSLSAKFSRWTARVIAERDPYALPRTIAEGIADVFDVPQTALRVWDVADTYAQADFARQVGEEVRLFANGLSTPYCGANTGFEAAQWLAPALAAPAANAAEGAETAPAGDGAATSVALLALRAPLGGADAPAFGLLVLGSPDPRRFHDGMATDFLAQIATLASAALTRLLPH; encoded by the coding sequence ATGAACGATCGCGAAGTCGCCGACTACTTGCTCGCCAATCCCGAATTCTTCGCGCAACACGCGGAACTGCTCGCGACGATCCGTCTCGCGAACCCGCACGGCAAGGCCGCGATCTCGCTGCAGGAGCGGCAGATGGAGATGCTGCGCGACAAGAACAAGCATCTCGAGCGCCGGCTCGCCGAGCTCATGCGCTACGGCCACGAGAACGACAGCCTGTCCGCGAAGTTCAGCCGCTGGACCGCGCGCGTGATCGCGGAACGCGACCCGTACGCACTGCCGCGCACGATCGCCGAAGGCATCGCCGACGTGTTCGACGTGCCGCAGACCGCGCTGCGCGTATGGGACGTCGCCGACACCTACGCGCAGGCCGATTTCGCGCGCCAGGTCGGCGAGGAAGTGCGCCTGTTCGCGAACGGGCTGTCGACGCCGTACTGCGGCGCGAACACCGGTTTCGAAGCGGCCCAGTGGCTCGCGCCCGCGCTTGCGGCACCGGCCGCGAACGCGGCGGAAGGCGCCGAAACCGCGCCGGCCGGCGACGGCGCGGCCACGTCGGTCGCGCTGCTCGCGCTGCGCGCGCCGCTCGGCGGCGCCGACGCCCCCGCGTTCGGCCTGCTCGTGCTCGGCTCGCCCGATCCGCGCCGCTTCCACGACGGAATGGCAACCGACTTCCTCGCGCAGATCGCCACGCTCGCGAGCGCCGCGCTCACGCGCCTGCTGCCGCACTGA
- the xerC gene encoding tyrosine recombinase XerC, with product MTDDPIAAYLSNLKHVRQLSEHTLRAYTHELDELKKLAAGRALDALTAADMRGAVARAHAGGLSARSISHRLSAWRAFYRWLAQRIEMPANPVAAVRAPKRPKTLPKALSVDDASALMDAPLAGTTEGIRDHAILELFYSSGLRLAELVGLDVRYTEADGYRSAGWLDLAEAEVTVRGKGNKERKVPVGRKAIDALNAWLAVRDEFVKHDPHPLFVSVRGNRMAPGVVRDRVKRAALAAGIPANVHPHVLRHSFATHVLQSSGDLRAVQELLGHASVAATQVYTSLDFQHLAKIYDSAHPRAKKRD from the coding sequence ATGACTGACGATCCGATCGCCGCCTACCTGTCGAACCTGAAGCACGTCAGGCAGTTGTCGGAACACACGCTGCGCGCGTACACGCACGAACTCGACGAACTGAAGAAGCTCGCCGCCGGCCGCGCGCTCGATGCGCTCACGGCCGCCGACATGCGCGGCGCGGTCGCGCGCGCACATGCCGGTGGGCTGTCCGCGCGCTCGATCTCGCACCGGCTGTCCGCGTGGCGCGCGTTCTACCGCTGGCTCGCGCAGCGCATCGAGATGCCCGCGAACCCCGTCGCCGCGGTGCGCGCGCCGAAACGGCCGAAAACGCTGCCGAAGGCGCTGTCGGTCGACGACGCATCCGCACTGATGGACGCGCCGCTCGCCGGCACGACCGAAGGCATCCGCGATCACGCGATACTGGAGCTGTTCTATTCGTCCGGGCTGCGCCTGGCCGAACTGGTCGGGCTCGACGTCAGGTATACGGAGGCGGACGGCTACCGCTCGGCCGGCTGGCTCGATCTCGCCGAAGCCGAAGTCACCGTGCGCGGCAAGGGCAACAAGGAACGCAAGGTGCCGGTCGGCCGCAAGGCGATCGACGCGCTGAACGCGTGGCTCGCGGTGCGCGACGAATTCGTGAAGCACGATCCGCATCCGCTGTTCGTGTCCGTGCGCGGCAACCGGATGGCACCGGGCGTCGTGCGCGACCGCGTGAAGCGCGCGGCGCTGGCCGCGGGGATCCCTGCCAACGTCCACCCGCACGTGCTGCGCCATTCATTCGCCACGCACGTGCTGCAGTCGAGCGGCGACCTGCGCGCGGTGCAGGAGCTGCTGGGCCATGCGAGCGTCGCCGCGACGCAGGTCTACACGTCGCTCGACTTCCAGCATCTCGCGAAAATTTACGACAGCGCGCATCCGCGCGCGAAGAAGCGCGACTGA
- a CDS encoding class I SAM-dependent rRNA methyltransferase has product MQTVTLRPSKDKSLLRRHPWIYANAIDRVDGTPAPGATVIVRAHDGRFLARGAYSPQSQIRVRVWSFDENEPIDHAFFKRRVQRAVAHRTTMVSGTGAVRLVFGEADGLPGLIVDYYLADTAEPDAAPRGQLVCQFMAAGVDAWKDAIVAALIGATGCPNVYERSDVSIRGKEGLAQTTGVLAGDAPPATLIANENGVRYHVDVPNGHKTGFYVDQRDNRALVAQYAAGRDVLNCFCYTGGFSLAALKGGAKRVVSIDSSGDALALAQQNVVANGFDAERATWLDADAFKTLRRLVDEGERFDLIVLDPPKFAPTRDSVDRASRAYKDINLSGFRLLRPGGLLFTYSCSGAIDMDLFQKIVAGAAADAKVDARILKRLGAGVDHPLLAAFPEGEYLKGLLLQIV; this is encoded by the coding sequence ATGCAAACCGTCACACTCAGACCGTCCAAGGACAAATCGCTGCTGCGCCGGCATCCGTGGATCTATGCCAATGCGATCGACCGCGTCGACGGCACGCCCGCGCCCGGCGCCACCGTGATCGTGCGCGCGCACGACGGCCGCTTTCTCGCGCGCGGCGCGTACAGCCCGCAGTCGCAGATCCGCGTGCGCGTGTGGAGCTTCGACGAGAACGAGCCGATCGATCACGCGTTCTTCAAGCGCCGCGTGCAGCGCGCGGTCGCGCACCGCACGACGATGGTGTCGGGCACGGGCGCGGTGCGGCTCGTGTTCGGCGAAGCCGACGGGCTGCCGGGGCTGATCGTCGACTACTACCTCGCGGACACGGCCGAACCGGACGCCGCGCCGCGCGGCCAGCTCGTGTGCCAGTTCATGGCCGCGGGCGTCGACGCGTGGAAGGACGCGATCGTCGCGGCACTCATCGGCGCGACCGGCTGCCCGAACGTGTACGAACGCTCTGACGTGTCGATCCGCGGCAAGGAAGGGCTCGCGCAGACGACCGGCGTACTCGCGGGCGACGCGCCGCCCGCGACGCTGATCGCGAACGAAAACGGCGTGCGTTATCACGTCGACGTGCCGAATGGCCACAAGACGGGCTTCTATGTCGACCAGCGCGACAACCGCGCGCTCGTCGCGCAATACGCGGCCGGCCGCGACGTGCTCAACTGCTTCTGCTACACGGGCGGCTTCTCGCTCGCGGCGCTCAAGGGCGGCGCCAAACGCGTGGTGTCGATCGACTCGTCGGGCGACGCGCTCGCACTCGCGCAACAGAACGTCGTGGCCAACGGCTTCGACGCCGAACGCGCGACCTGGCTCGACGCGGACGCGTTCAAGACGCTGCGCCGCCTCGTCGACGAAGGCGAGCGCTTCGACCTGATCGTGCTCGATCCGCCGAAGTTCGCGCCGACCCGCGACAGCGTCGACCGCGCATCGCGCGCATACAAGGACATCAACCTGAGCGGCTTCAGGCTGCTGCGTCCGGGCGGCCTGCTGTTCACGTACTCGTGCTCGGGGGCGATCGACATGGATCTGTTCCAGAAGATCGTCGCGGGCGCGGCGGCCGACGCGAAGGTCGATGCGCGAATCCTGAAGCGGCTCGGCGCGGGCGTCGATCACCCGCTGCTCGCCGCATTCCCGGAAGGCGAATATCTGAAGGGCCTGCTGTTGCAAATCGTCTGA
- a CDS encoding CobW family GTP-binding protein, whose product MATPVTILTGFLGSGKTTLLKRILNEQHGMKIAVIENEFGEENIDNEILVQDTNEQIIQMSNGCICCTIRGDLARALGDLAAKKREGKLDFDRIVIETTGLANPGPVAQTFFIDSEIADDFLLDAVITLVDAKHANAQLDEHEVVQRQVGFADRLFITKSDLVDDQAVAALKHRLMHMNPKAAIKVVNFGEADIKEIFDLRGFNLNAKLEIDPDFLAEDDHAHHHHDHDHDHDHAHCDHDHGQCAHDHDHGHHNHHHAHHDDKIKSFVYRNDRPFDPNKLEDFLGGILQIYGERMLRYKGVLYMKGVDRKVVFQGVHQMMGSDLAAKWLPVEKKTNKMVFIGVDLPQDLITDGLDACLA is encoded by the coding sequence ATGGCCACTCCCGTCACCATCCTCACCGGCTTCCTCGGCAGCGGCAAGACGACGCTGCTCAAGCGCATCCTGAACGAACAGCACGGCATGAAGATCGCCGTGATCGAGAACGAATTCGGCGAAGAAAACATCGACAACGAGATCCTCGTTCAGGACACGAACGAGCAGATCATCCAGATGAGCAACGGCTGCATTTGCTGCACCATCCGCGGCGACCTCGCGCGCGCGCTCGGCGATCTCGCCGCGAAGAAGCGCGAAGGCAAGCTCGACTTCGACCGCATCGTGATCGAAACGACCGGCCTCGCGAACCCGGGCCCGGTCGCGCAAACCTTCTTCATCGACAGCGAGATCGCCGACGATTTCCTGCTCGACGCCGTCATCACGCTGGTCGACGCGAAGCATGCGAACGCGCAGCTCGACGAACACGAAGTGGTGCAGCGCCAGGTCGGCTTCGCCGATCGCCTGTTCATCACGAAGTCGGACCTGGTCGACGACCAGGCCGTCGCAGCGCTCAAGCATCGCCTGATGCACATGAACCCGAAGGCGGCGATCAAGGTCGTGAACTTCGGCGAAGCGGACATCAAGGAAATCTTCGACCTGCGCGGCTTCAACCTGAACGCAAAGCTCGAGATCGATCCGGACTTCCTCGCCGAGGACGACCACGCGCACCATCACCACGATCACGACCATGATCACGATCACGCGCATTGCGACCACGATCACGGTCAATGCGCGCACGATCACGACCACGGCCATCACAACCACCACCACGCGCACCACGACGACAAGATCAAGTCGTTCGTCTATCGCAACGACCGCCCGTTCGACCCGAACAAGCTGGAAGACTTCCTCGGCGGCATCCTGCAGATCTACGGCGAGCGGATGCTGCGCTACAAGGGCGTGCTGTACATGAAGGGCGTCGACCGCAAGGTCGTGTTCCAGGGCGTGCACCAGATGATGGGCAGCGACCTCGCCGCAAAGTGGCTGCCGGTCGAGAAGAAGACCAACAAGATGGTGTTCATCGGCGTCGACCTGCCGCAGGACCTGATCACCGACGGCCTCGACGCCTGCCTCGCCTGA
- the dksA gene encoding RNA polymerase-binding protein DksA, whose protein sequence is MTKKLLTEAEILKMSDKDYMNEDQLAFFKNRLEQLQADILKNAGQTTENLRETVIVPDPADRATIEEEHALELRTRDRERKLLKKVQQSLARIDSGDYGWCEETGEPIGIPRLLARPTATLSLEAQERRELRQKLFGD, encoded by the coding sequence ATGACGAAGAAACTCTTGACCGAAGCCGAAATCCTGAAGATGAGCGACAAGGATTACATGAATGAGGATCAGCTCGCCTTCTTCAAAAATCGGCTCGAACAGTTGCAGGCGGACATCCTCAAGAACGCAGGCCAGACGACCGAGAACCTGCGCGAGACGGTGATCGTGCCCGATCCCGCCGATCGCGCGACGATCGAGGAAGAGCACGCGCTCGAGCTGCGCACGCGCGATCGCGAACGCAAGCTCCTCAAGAAGGTTCAGCAGTCGCTCGCCCGCATCGATTCCGGCGATTACGGCTGGTGCGAGGAAACCGGCGAGCCGATCGGCATCCCGCGCCTGCTCGCGCGCCCGACGGCCACGCTGTCGCTCGAGGCGCAAGAGCGCCGCGAGCTGCGCCAGAAGCTGTTCGGCGACTGA
- the hslV gene encoding ATP-dependent protease subunit HslV has protein sequence MEQFHGTTIVSVRRGDKVALGGDGQVTLGNIVMKGGARKVRRIYNNQVLVGFAGGTADAFSLLDRFEAKLEKHQGNLTRAAVELAKDWRTDRMLRRLEAMLITADATTTLVITGNGDVLDPEGGICAIGSGGAYAQAAARALAENTELSPREIVEKSLEIAGDMCIYTNHNRIIETIE, from the coding sequence ATGGAGCAATTTCACGGCACGACCATCGTTTCGGTCCGGCGCGGCGACAAGGTCGCGCTCGGCGGCGACGGCCAGGTAACCCTCGGCAACATCGTCATGAAGGGTGGCGCGCGGAAAGTGCGGCGGATCTACAACAACCAGGTACTGGTCGGATTCGCGGGCGGCACCGCCGATGCGTTCTCGCTGCTCGATCGCTTCGAGGCGAAGCTCGAGAAGCACCAGGGCAACCTGACCCGCGCGGCCGTCGAACTCGCGAAGGACTGGCGCACCGACCGGATGCTGCGCCGCCTCGAGGCAATGCTGATCACGGCCGATGCAACCACCACGCTCGTCATCACCGGCAACGGCGACGTGCTCGACCCGGAAGGTGGCATCTGCGCGATCGGTTCGGGCGGCGCCTATGCGCAGGCCGCGGCCCGCGCGCTCGCGGAGAACACCGAGTTGTCCCCGCGCGAGATCGTCGAGAAGTCGCTCGAGATCGCCGGCGACATGTGCATCTACACGAACCACAACCGCATCATCGAAACGATCGAGTAA
- the hslU gene encoding ATP-dependent protease ATPase subunit HslU, which yields MSTMTPAEIVSELDKHIIGQDKAKKAVAVALRNRWRRQQVAEPLRQEITPKNILMIGPTGVGKTEIARRLAKLADAPFIKIEATKFTEVGYVGRDVDSIVRDLIEISVKQTRESEMRKVRSKATDQAEDRILDILLPQPRAVGFGGNADHANDDNNATRQTFRKRLREGQLDDKEVELDLEQPSVGMDIMAPPGMEEMTEQIRSMFSNLGSGKKQRRKVKIKEALKLLTDEEAAKMLNDEEVKTKAVQNVEQNGIVFLDEIDKITSRNNEGSGGEVSRQGVQRDLLPLVEGTTVNTKYGMVKTDHILFIASGAFHLAKPSDLIPELQGRFPIRVELDSLSVKDFEAILVATDASLVKQYQALLATEDVQLEFAEDGIRRLAEIAYAVNEKTENIGARRLYTVIEKLLEEVSFSAGNHAGERVTIDAKYVDRALGEVAQDEDLSRYVL from the coding sequence ATGAGCACCATGACCCCTGCCGAGATCGTCTCGGAACTCGACAAGCACATCATCGGCCAGGACAAGGCGAAGAAGGCGGTGGCCGTCGCGTTGCGCAACCGCTGGCGCCGCCAGCAGGTCGCCGAGCCGCTGCGCCAGGAAATCACGCCGAAGAACATCCTGATGATCGGGCCGACGGGCGTCGGCAAGACCGAAATCGCGCGCCGCCTCGCAAAGCTCGCCGACGCGCCGTTCATCAAGATCGAGGCGACCAAGTTCACCGAAGTCGGTTACGTCGGCCGCGACGTCGACAGCATCGTGCGCGACCTGATCGAGATCTCCGTCAAGCAGACGCGCGAATCCGAGATGCGCAAGGTGCGCAGCAAGGCGACCGACCAGGCGGAAGACCGCATCCTCGACATCCTGCTGCCGCAGCCGCGCGCGGTGGGCTTCGGCGGCAACGCGGATCACGCGAACGACGACAACAACGCGACGCGCCAGACCTTCCGCAAGCGTCTGCGCGAAGGCCAGCTCGACGACAAGGAAGTCGAACTCGACCTCGAGCAGCCGTCGGTGGGCATGGACATCATGGCGCCGCCGGGGATGGAAGAGATGACCGAGCAGATCCGCTCGATGTTCTCGAACCTCGGCAGCGGCAAGAAGCAGCGCCGCAAGGTGAAGATCAAGGAAGCGCTGAAGCTGCTGACCGACGAGGAAGCGGCGAAGATGCTCAACGACGAGGAAGTGAAGACGAAGGCCGTGCAGAACGTCGAGCAGAACGGCATCGTGTTCCTCGACGAGATCGACAAGATCACGTCGCGCAACAACGAAGGCAGCGGCGGCGAAGTGTCGCGCCAGGGCGTGCAGCGCGACCTGCTGCCGCTCGTCGAGGGCACGACGGTCAACACGAAGTACGGGATGGTGAAGACCGATCACATCCTGTTCATCGCGAGCGGCGCGTTCCATCTCGCGAAGCCGAGCGACCTGATTCCCGAACTGCAGGGCCGCTTCCCGATCCGCGTCGAGCTCGACTCGCTGTCGGTGAAGGATTTCGAGGCGATCCTCGTCGCGACCGACGCGAGCCTCGTCAAGCAGTACCAGGCGCTGCTCGCCACCGAGGACGTGCAGCTCGAGTTCGCCGAAGACGGCATTCGCCGCCTCGCCGAGATCGCGTACGCGGTCAACGAGAAGACCGAGAACATCGGTGCGCGCCGCCTGTACACGGTGATCGAGAAGCTGCTCGAGGAAGTGTCGTTCTCGGCCGGCAACCATGCCGGCGAGCGCGTGACGATCGACGCGAAGTATGTCGATCGCGCGCTCGGCGAAGTGGCGCAGGACGAAGACCTGTCGCGCTACGTGCTGTAA
- a CDS encoding response regulator transcription factor, which produces MSENNFLVIDDNEVFAGTLARGLERRGYAVQQAHDKEAALRLAAGGKFQFITVDLHLGDDSGLSLIAPLCDLQPDARILVLTGYASIATAVQAVKEGADNYLAKPANVESILAALQTNASEVQADEALENPVVLSVDRLEWEHIQRVLAENNNNISATARALNMHRRTLQRKLAKKPVRQ; this is translated from the coding sequence ATGAGCGAGAACAATTTCCTGGTGATCGACGACAACGAGGTGTTCGCGGGCACGCTCGCGCGCGGCCTCGAGCGCCGCGGTTACGCGGTCCAGCAGGCGCACGACAAGGAGGCGGCGCTGCGGCTGGCGGCCGGCGGCAAGTTCCAGTTCATCACCGTCGACCTGCATCTCGGCGACGATTCGGGCCTGAGCCTGATCGCGCCGCTGTGCGACCTGCAGCCCGACGCGCGGATCCTCGTGCTGACCGGCTACGCGAGCATCGCGACCGCCGTGCAGGCGGTGAAGGAAGGCGCCGACAACTATCTGGCGAAGCCCGCGAACGTCGAGTCGATCCTGGCCGCGCTGCAGACCAACGCGAGCGAAGTGCAGGCCGACGAGGCGCTCGAGAATCCCGTGGTGCTGTCGGTCGACCGGCTCGAATGGGAGCACATCCAGCGTGTGCTGGCGGAGAACAACAACAACATCTCGGCGACCGCGCGCGCGCTGAACATGCACCGCCGCACGCTGCAACGCAAGCTCGCGAAGAAGCCGGTGCGGCAGTAA